A segment of the Fibrobacter succinogenes subsp. succinogenes S85 genome:
CTTCCCAGCAGCCGACAACAATTTCAAAAGACACATCTTCAAAAACCCAATGCGCCCCCGTGTAATCAAATTCCAGCTTTGTCGTATCATCAACACTGAACGTGTTATAAAACCCTACAATCAAGGAATCCATGGTGGCCTTTTGAATATCGCGAGCCCCCTTCATAAAGCAAATGCCCATGTCCAAACTTTCGGTATGGAGAGCAGAACAGCTTAGCGTTTCTACTCCGAAAGCTTCAAGAGATGCTCTTGCTTCTTTGTTCAACGAATAATCCGTAATAAGCCAAAAACGCCCTGCGGCTTGCGTCATAAGGGAATCATCGCCAAATCTTTTGACCACCGTTTTCTGATCTCGGGATTCCCAGACAATGCCTTCCGCCACCGTTTCATCCGCATCAAATGAGTTGTAGAATTCGTTAATCCGTGAATCGATAGCACTCTTCTGGACATCTTTTTCCGCCTTCATAAGGCAAAGACACATGTACCCCAAATCATCTCGGGAGGGACCATTATAGTCATACAGATAATACCGATAGCCTTCATAGCAACGTTGTCTGTAAATTCCAATATTTTCAAGGGATTCTGTTTCTTTTTGGTTTAGGGGATCCCTCATCACAAGCCAAAAACGCCCCGCGGTCTGAGTTTTAACAGAATCGATGTCAGACTTTTGGACAGCTGTTTTCTTGTCACCATTTCGAAAAACAATTCCTTCAAAACGAGATACCGAAGAAGATGAAACCGCAGTACTAGACGTAGCCTCAACCTCGCTACTTGAAGAAATCAAGTTTTCAGACGACAACGCATCACCCGAAGAAACCACACTGTTCCCAGACATTTCGCTAGACGATTCGTTAAACGTTTCACTGCTAGAGAAAATCGCAACAAAAGCATCATTTATCGCAGCGGATTCGTCACTACATGCGACAAGACAAAGTGCCAAAACACTTGAGCAAAAAATATTTCTCGAAAAGCGCATTTTTCTCTCTTTCTTTGTTCTTAATTTACAAAAAAAATGCGAAACACGACATCTTTCCATATAATAAACAGTATTAGAAACAAAAGAAGCTGTTCAAAATACATTTCACAGTTATAACGTTTTCCTATTACTATCTATAACTTTTACCTAATTTTACCAATACTTTCTGTTTTTCCGCCATTTTTGGAAATCTTTTTACTAGACTACGCTATAGAATCTAACTATATTACACAACATAAAAATTTTATAAAGGATTCTAAAAAATGTCCAAAATCGAAACTCTTTGCATTCAGGGCGGTTGGCAGCCGAAAAATGGCGAACCGCGCGTTCTCCCCATCTACCAGAGCACCACGTTCAAGTACGAAACGACCAATGACATGGCCGACTTGTTCGACCTGAAGGCATCCGGCTACTTCTACACCCGTCTGCAGAACCCGACGAACGACGCCGTCGCCAACAAGATCGCCGCTCTCGAAGGTGGTGTGGCTGCTATGCTCACGAGTTCCGGTCAGGCTGCAAACTTCTACGCCGTTTTCAACATTTGCGAATCCGGCGACCACTTCATCAGCACTTCCGCTATTTACGGCGGTACGAGCAACCTCTTCTCTGTGACCATGAAGAAGCTCGGCATCGAATGCACGTTCGTTGACCAGGACGCTTCCGACGAAGAAATCGAAAAGGCTTTCCGCCCGAACACCAAGTGCGTCTTCGGCGAAACCGTCGCAAACCCGGCAGGCAAGGTCTTGGACCTCAAGCGCTTTGCTGATCTCGCCCACAAGCACGGCGTTCCGATGATCGTCGACAACACCTTCCCGACTCCGATTCTCTGCCGTCCGATCGAATTCGGCGTTGACATCGTGACCCACTCCACGACCAAGTACATGGATGGCCACGCCATGGCAGTCGGTGGCTGCATTGTCGATAGCGGCAACTTTGACTGGGAAGCAAACCATGACCGTTTCAAGGGCCTCACCGAACCGGATCCGAGCTACCACGGTCTCGCCTATACGAAGGCTTTCGGCAAGGGCGCTTACATCACGAAGGCAACCGCACAGCTCATGCGCGACTTCGGTTCTATCCAGTCTCCGCAGAACGCATTCCTCCTGAACGTCGGTCTCGAAACGTTGCACCTCCGCATGCCGCGTCACTGTGAAAACGCTCTCGCCTGCGCCAAGTTCCTCAAGAACCACCCGAAGGTCGCTTGGGTTAACTACGCTGGCCT
Coding sequences within it:
- a CDS encoding O-acetylhomoserine aminocarboxypropyltransferase/cysteine synthase family protein; the protein is MSKIETLCIQGGWQPKNGEPRVLPIYQSTTFKYETTNDMADLFDLKASGYFYTRLQNPTNDAVANKIAALEGGVAAMLTSSGQAANFYAVFNICESGDHFISTSAIYGGTSNLFSVTMKKLGIECTFVDQDASDEEIEKAFRPNTKCVFGETVANPAGKVLDLKRFADLAHKHGVPMIVDNTFPTPILCRPIEFGVDIVTHSTTKYMDGHAMAVGGCIVDSGNFDWEANHDRFKGLTEPDPSYHGLAYTKAFGKGAYITKATAQLMRDFGSIQSPQNAFLLNVGLETLHLRMPRHCENALACAKFLKNHPKVAWVNYAGLEGDKYYELAQKQFKGGLPCGVLTFGIKGGREKSIQFMDSLKMICIVTHVADARSCVLHPASHTHRQLTDEQLIEAGVAPDLIRFSVGIENVEDIIADLTQALEKV